The following are from one region of the Vicugna pacos chromosome 9, VicPac4, whole genome shotgun sequence genome:
- the LOC116282218 gene encoding uncharacterized protein isoform X1: protein MSPAQGRVVFEDVAVYFSQEEWGLLDEAQRLLYRDVMLQNIALLSSVGCWHRAQDEEAPSEQGDSTGMSQVKAPELAPPTQKSPCEMHGPLLKDILCLAEPSGTHPEWEVPMCGVSLSQPRKEQSGEKLSERDKGRPSFMKKCSDHLAGRTPTCREGGKDFPARLGLLQPQAPHSGGEPHRVTEGRETFESGQEDYRCCDCGSAFGHEHRVVEQQEGHAGEERSDCSESEPFLTKFHLVQHQKIHTETRVYEHLGHRGFFAPRSGLPEHQRVHPRPRPHECSQCGRCVKDSSTLVVHQRVHTGEKPYECNECRKCFRYSFTLKRHQRAHIRERPFQCSVCGKLFVDSATLIIHQKVHTRGRRFECSKCGQFFRYSFTLERHEKAHTGERPYECSECGKLFRHNSNHIRHRRNHTGERPYECSVCGRLFSQNSHLIRHQNIHTREKTYECRECGKSFMDNSTLVIHQRVHTGEKPYECSECGKVFRYNSSLIKHRRIHTGERPYECLSCGRGFSQNSHLTRHREVHSKVYCKQGKTSEKPLV, encoded by the exons ATGAGCCCCGCTCAG GGCCGTGTGGTCTTTGAGGATGTGGCCGTGTACTTCTCCCAGGAGGAGTGGGGGCTCCTGGATGAGGCGCAGAGGCTCCTGTACCGGGATGTGATGCTGCAGAACATTGCACTCTTGTCCTCCGTAG GTTGTTGGCACAGGGCCCAGGATGAAGAGGCTCCTTCAGAGCAAGGTGATTCCACTGGCATGTCCCAGGTCAAGGCTCCAGAGCTGGCTCCACCCACCCAGAAGTCTCCTTGTGAGATGCATGGTCCGCTCCTGAAAGACATTTTGTGCCTGGCTGAGCCCAGCGGAACACACCCTGAATGGGAGGTGCCCATGTGTGGGGTAAGTCTTTCCCAGCCCCGAAAGGAGCAGAGTGGAGAGAAACTATCCGAAAGGGACAAGGGGAGGCCCTCGTTCATGAAGAAGTGCAGCGATCACCTGGCCGGGAGGACCCCGacgtgcagggagggagggaaggacttCCCGGCCAGGTTAGGCCttctccagccccaggccccacaCAGTGGAGGGGAGCCACACAGGGTCACAGAGGGCAGGGAGACCTTTGAAAGTGGACAGGAAGATTACAGGTGCTGTGACTGCGGGAGCGCCTTCGGCCATGAACACAGAGTTGTTGAGCAGCAGGAAGGCCACGCTGGAGAAGAGCGTTCTGATTGCAGCGAAAGCGAGCCCTTCCTCACAAAGTTCCACCTGGTCCAGCACCAGAAAATTCACACTGAGACAAGGGTTTATGAGCACCTTGGACACAGAGGATTCTTCGCACCAAGGTCTGGCCTCCCTGAACACCAGCGCGTGCACCCTCGGCCCAGGCCTCATGAGTGCAGCCAGTGCGGGAGGTGCGTTAAAGACAGCTCCACACTCGTGGTTCATCAGAgagttcacactggagagaagccgTATGAATGCAATGAATGCAGGAAATGCTTTAGGTACAGCTTCACTCTCAAGAGACATCAAAGAGCTCACATTAGAGAAAGGCCATTTCAGTGCAGCGTGTGCGGGAAACTTTTTGTCGACAGCGCCACGCTCATTATCCATCAGAAGGTTCACACTCGAGGAAGGCGTTTTGAATGCAGCAAATGCGGGCAGTTTTTCAGGTACAGCTTCACACTTGAGAGACATGAGAAAGCTCATACGGGAGAAAGGCCTTAtgagtgcagtgaatgtgggaaacTCTTTAGGCACAACTCAAATCATATTAGGCATCGGAGAAACCACACCGGAGAGAGGCCGTATGAGTGCAGCGTGTGTGGTAGACTCTTCAGCCAAAACTCCCACCTCATCCGGCACCAGAATATTCACACCAGAGAAAAAACATACGAGTGTCGTGAGTGTGGGAAATCCTTTATGGACAACTCCACACTCGTTATTCATCAGAGGGTTCACACCGGGGAAAAGCCCTATgaatgcagtgaatgtgggaaagtCTTTAGATACAACTCCAGCCTCATTAAACATCGGAGAATTCACACTGGGGAAAGGCCTTATGAGTGCCTCAGCTGTGGGAGAGGCTTTAGCCAGAACTCCCACCTCACTCGGCATCGAGAAGTTCACAGTAAAGTGTATTGCAAACAGGGAAAGACTTCAGAGAAACCTCTGGTCTGA
- the LOC116282218 gene encoding uncharacterized protein isoform X2: MLQNIALLSSVGCWHRAQDEEAPSEQGDSTGMSQVKAPELAPPTQKSPCEMHGPLLKDILCLAEPSGTHPEWEVPMCGVSLSQPRKEQSGEKLSERDKGRPSFMKKCSDHLAGRTPTCREGGKDFPARLGLLQPQAPHSGGEPHRVTEGRETFESGQEDYRCCDCGSAFGHEHRVVEQQEGHAGEERSDCSESEPFLTKFHLVQHQKIHTETRVYEHLGHRGFFAPRSGLPEHQRVHPRPRPHECSQCGRCVKDSSTLVVHQRVHTGEKPYECNECRKCFRYSFTLKRHQRAHIRERPFQCSVCGKLFVDSATLIIHQKVHTRGRRFECSKCGQFFRYSFTLERHEKAHTGERPYECSECGKLFRHNSNHIRHRRNHTGERPYECSVCGRLFSQNSHLIRHQNIHTREKTYECRECGKSFMDNSTLVIHQRVHTGEKPYECSECGKVFRYNSSLIKHRRIHTGERPYECLSCGRGFSQNSHLTRHREVHSKVYCKQGKTSEKPLV; the protein is encoded by the exons ATGCTGCAGAACATTGCACTCTTGTCCTCCGTAG GTTGTTGGCACAGGGCCCAGGATGAAGAGGCTCCTTCAGAGCAAGGTGATTCCACTGGCATGTCCCAGGTCAAGGCTCCAGAGCTGGCTCCACCCACCCAGAAGTCTCCTTGTGAGATGCATGGTCCGCTCCTGAAAGACATTTTGTGCCTGGCTGAGCCCAGCGGAACACACCCTGAATGGGAGGTGCCCATGTGTGGGGTAAGTCTTTCCCAGCCCCGAAAGGAGCAGAGTGGAGAGAAACTATCCGAAAGGGACAAGGGGAGGCCCTCGTTCATGAAGAAGTGCAGCGATCACCTGGCCGGGAGGACCCCGacgtgcagggagggagggaaggacttCCCGGCCAGGTTAGGCCttctccagccccaggccccacaCAGTGGAGGGGAGCCACACAGGGTCACAGAGGGCAGGGAGACCTTTGAAAGTGGACAGGAAGATTACAGGTGCTGTGACTGCGGGAGCGCCTTCGGCCATGAACACAGAGTTGTTGAGCAGCAGGAAGGCCACGCTGGAGAAGAGCGTTCTGATTGCAGCGAAAGCGAGCCCTTCCTCACAAAGTTCCACCTGGTCCAGCACCAGAAAATTCACACTGAGACAAGGGTTTATGAGCACCTTGGACACAGAGGATTCTTCGCACCAAGGTCTGGCCTCCCTGAACACCAGCGCGTGCACCCTCGGCCCAGGCCTCATGAGTGCAGCCAGTGCGGGAGGTGCGTTAAAGACAGCTCCACACTCGTGGTTCATCAGAgagttcacactggagagaagccgTATGAATGCAATGAATGCAGGAAATGCTTTAGGTACAGCTTCACTCTCAAGAGACATCAAAGAGCTCACATTAGAGAAAGGCCATTTCAGTGCAGCGTGTGCGGGAAACTTTTTGTCGACAGCGCCACGCTCATTATCCATCAGAAGGTTCACACTCGAGGAAGGCGTTTTGAATGCAGCAAATGCGGGCAGTTTTTCAGGTACAGCTTCACACTTGAGAGACATGAGAAAGCTCATACGGGAGAAAGGCCTTAtgagtgcagtgaatgtgggaaacTCTTTAGGCACAACTCAAATCATATTAGGCATCGGAGAAACCACACCGGAGAGAGGCCGTATGAGTGCAGCGTGTGTGGTAGACTCTTCAGCCAAAACTCCCACCTCATCCGGCACCAGAATATTCACACCAGAGAAAAAACATACGAGTGTCGTGAGTGTGGGAAATCCTTTATGGACAACTCCACACTCGTTATTCATCAGAGGGTTCACACCGGGGAAAAGCCCTATgaatgcagtgaatgtgggaaagtCTTTAGATACAACTCCAGCCTCATTAAACATCGGAGAATTCACACTGGGGAAAGGCCTTATGAGTGCCTCAGCTGTGGGAGAGGCTTTAGCCAGAACTCCCACCTCACTCGGCATCGAGAAGTTCACAGTAAAGTGTATTGCAAACAGGGAAAGACTTCAGAGAAACCTCTGGTCTGA